One Bombus terrestris chromosome 15, iyBomTerr1.2, whole genome shotgun sequence genomic window, ttgtaaaatCATAGCAAAgtatttatcaatattattgtcaAAAAATTCATTATAGTAAGAAACTGACCTCCGTGTAACATAGTAGCAAAAATTCAAGGCCTGTAATTGTTATTAACATTACTTAAAATAACAGCCTTATCTTTTTATTGTTAGAGACCTTATTGCTGGATATGTATAAGAATGTGTGCTGGTTATAAAATCGTTGAATAGGGTGATCTATATATTaacaaaacagaaaaataattacCAATTTCAGTCCAATACAAATTTCTGATATTACAACAAAAATATGAGATCTTTGATAagtttatgtatgtatgtacgtaagTATATATACGTCGCTCATCATTTAAtaccacttaataaaattttattaaaaaatgtaaatttttatcttttataaataatgataaaaaggATAACATTTCTCTAGAATTGATACTTAatcaataatacaaattttattgtacaattaaatattatagaaatgttCAAATTGTAAATTTCGTTTGCAAAAAAATACGAGATATTCCAACAGTGGTAGTACAATTAGGtcatttttcttgaaaatgtaGCCTTACATGCAAGAATCTTATTctgttcttttaatttatttttatatgagaAATTACTTCCTGTCCGGTTATACCACGATTGCTGGAGCACCCTGTACTTCATGacaataaattaacaataaacaTAGATTCTgtgttttaattttatacttagtagaaaataaaatattttattcatacaatattttaaagGTGATGCTGTATACTAGACTCTATCTTTATTAAATTACTTACACATAAGATCTTAAACGCTTTCTGTAGGACTCTGAAATTCGGAAAGTGCATGTATCGGGTTTTGCACCTTTTTCTGTGAACCTTTACGTACTTTTGCCCTGACTTCTTCTGGTCTTTCAGGACGTACCAATGGTTTCTTTTCTGGTGCTTTCATTTTCCATACAACAATTGGAGACTGTATAAACAGAACAAATATCAATTACGAATGTATAAGGAAGATAATAATTATAGTTTCTCCGATGTTTAAaacagtaaatatatatttgttacatagATACTTACATACTACAAAATCCAATAGTTAGTCAGTAAGAAAGttttaacattaatattaattaaatatatgaatCGTATATATGTAATTCACTTGTTTAGAACGTAAAATACAGAAATCAAGGAAGTAATTTTAATGTGTGAAAGGTACTTACAGTTACTGTAGATTGTCGAGGATATTTGGTTGAAGCAACATACGAAGCCTTAACAGTTAGTACAACTGCATTCATTAGATTTTTAGCTGCCTGAATGAGAGAAGTTGCACTATCAAGTCCAGATACAATTAATTCTCCACTAATATTTTGTACGTCTGCTTTAACTTTGCTTGTAATATTCATTTGATGACAATATAATGCTATGCGTTGTAAGTATGCTAACAGATCTTTTTTAGTAGAACTTTCTGGACACTGATCTGCTATTTGTCTCGTTAATTTATCTAATTTAGTCCCGGCTTCAGAAATTTTCTTTGCAGCGTTGATAACATCCATAGTTGTCTTTAACGGTCCACGACCTCTAGTGAAATCAGTCATTTCCATCATGATCATACACATGTGCTTTGCAAGAACAATAATATCGTTCCCTGCATCGTCCCACTTGGCAACTTCTTTATCGAACTTTAGTTTCTCACTCTTGAAGTATTCTACTTGCTGTAAGATTTTTTGTTTATCTTCTTCTGGCATTTTACGCATAGCTTCACGAGCCGTAGTAATTCCGCTAATTTCTGGATATTCATCAACACCATGTTCACCAGTTTGAGCACTCGATTTACTACGAGTTTCTAATGTATAATGTTCATCAAGTTCCACGTCTTCTGGATCCAAATCCTCATCCGCCTAAAATATAGCATATATAAATAAAGCGAATATAGTAATAAAGATACAAACTAGAAGTTTATACTGCATTTTCTTACTCTGTTCATCAATACGGCGCGTCTAATTTCACGAACACCGTCATAAACCAATCTCGAAGCATctataaaatcattttcatcCACATCTTTAGCAGGATTACTACCCAATGCATCTACCGCGACTTCTACTCTCTGTGCAAATTTTGGCATAACTTGTTCCCTTAAAACTTTCACGGCTTCTAAAACTCGTTTCGTATAGATACAAGGCTCATAATTATCCATTTCTGCTTGAACAACGTTACACACTCTGGCAGATCGTCCACGGATTGCACCCGCGGTTCTATCTAAAGTATCAGCATCACCTTCTTGTAATGCTAATACACATTTATTTACGTCTTCCAAGATATGATTTTCAGATACAGCTAAGAAATCATCAATGGTAGTAATATCATCGACAGCTTCTGTTAATACTCTTACTTGATTCTCCCATGCTTGCCGAAATACTTCCATGTTATCTAACGCTACTTTAGATCGATTACGAGCTGCAAGAACACGGGCTGCATTGATTACTTGTGGACACAGGTTCCCAATTTGTGCTGCTGCATATCGAACCATTTTTACACCATCTTCGTTTCCGGACATACTACATACTAAATTGGCAACCTGAATAGTCAATATCATATTAaagttattataataaaattaatattttagatatatatagTTTAATAATATACCTCAACTAGCTTATTGGCATGCTCTGTAAAAACAAGTGCATATTCTTCCACTTCTTTATCACGACCATTTCTTGCAGCTTCAATGAGGACCAATAAAGGTACACTTGTTTCCAAAAAACTATCAGATACATGATCTACTACGGCTTTTCGTAATTGTCTACGAAGATCGCGAGTTTTTCTGCACATATGATCAATTGCTCTCTCTAAACCTTCGGATTGTTCCTTGACACCCATCTGTTAAAATACatgtacaattaaaaatataaacaataaaaataaatgttttatgaGCATTCAAGTAAGATCTAAGCTATTTCTTTACTAATAGCATTAAAGTGTAAGATAGAAcactttttttaataattgttaaaagGATAAATGATGATTAGCTAagagattattttattttattatttagaagATGTATTTTTTCAATgcaagtattttaatatatatatacatatatcttacaaatTAACATACTAGTTATGAAAATTATACttctatttaatttaatgaaaataaatctttCTCAAAAGAAGCTATGTACATAagcaaacataaaaaaataatatagtataataatataccATAGTACattgtattatgatataaagAAAGCAATGATTTGCTTCATTGTGAAAAGAatcttgtaaataaaaaatatatgtgtatacagttaaaatcaatttaaaaataattttatatctatttaattttacattgcAAATCTTAAGTTATGTCTGAACTATAAACTATTTGTCtacactattttatttatttaatttctatgaatatataattatattacatttggtgcttttcttgtattttatatatctacataatatatacaattgTGCAATTTAGAGGATAACTGCAAAATGTATATTgagttattaaaaattatttgattagtgcttattgttaaataatatataaatcatgTGTAGAAaagtacaatattttaataacataaaaactTCTTGcttaatttgtaaattatacgcaagaataataagaaaacaCAAGATTTTCATATTTACCCGTTTCCCACCCCGAGCAAGCTGTAACTGCAgtcatcaaaaataaaaaacaaatgagTAAAATGAACATACCAATCATACATAAATCAAttgtgataaataataatatatttatttatgtgttTTAAATGTGTTTctgaatatatttgtttttgtatatatttacttataaatGCATCATATAACGAATGTATCATTACGTATTGTACGTTTAAATGCTATATGTTACAGAGTAAGATAcaaactaaaataaattatataaagtaaatataatattaaatttctctaCATCGctgcaattattaaaatttatttaacacgttgacgccggTGCCGATATTCATGGTTTTCTCCGTGGGACGGCGCCCGAATTCACTATCTGCTTCGTGAGGCGGCGCTGGGTTACTACCCATTTTGTGAAATACATGTGTGACCCATCGCCGTCCCTCAGGACAGACACGCGTGACCCACCGATGGGGCACGGCGCCTTACGGAATAGATACGTGCGACCCGCCGATGGGCCGCGCTGGCGTTAATGTGTTAAATATGTGTTATTGTATGTATACATAACTTATATACATACGAAGTATATGTTTTAGTCATGGAAGTACAAAAATCCACAAAGTACTTACATTATTCATATATTCACTCAACAAATCCTGAAGTGCTTGCCTAACTGCATTACATTCTGCAACAATGCGTTCTCTGCGTTCATCTCGAGTGCATGAAGAATCCGCCATCAATGCAGCACCACTGATGATACTTTCCAACCTTTCCTCAAGACTAGGTCTTGTACGTACTTCATTATATGCAAGTGGAGACATTACCATTCTTTCATCAAAATCATCTAATGCAGCAGCTAATTCTCCAGGTCCTTCATAAGGATGTTGGCTATCAACTGGAGTCTTTCCTTGTGCTACGTCATTAATGGTATTTACAGCTTCACATACTTGCTTCAAAACATAATCACGGTTTGCTTTTGCTGCAGCTAGTTCCGGATGTCGAACATAAACTTTGGAGGCAGTAAGAAGCATAGTAGAATGCTTTTTAAGAACAGCTCTTGCTGCAGCTAAGTCATCTCTTAATTGAGGATCTTTTAACTCTTGCTGACGTTTTGCAGCTTGATTCATAAGTTCTGATGCATTTCTTCCAAATTGTTTTATGTTTTCTAATAATTCTCCTTGTGAAGatgcatttttcaatttttttaaatcatctTCTACCACATGAAGTGATTTCAGCAACAAATGCACATCAACCATGTCTGCTAAAATAAGCAAACGTGTTACTGCAGATAACAAGTTCCTTGCTGCACGAACCATGTTCCCTCTTTTTAAAGAAGAACAGGGATCTTCAGAAAACTCtctgtaattaattaacaataacgttaaaatttaattaacattctCTGTATATACtaggaaaatataaaacaaatatagtACCTAGCAGCAATGCTCATTGCAGCACCTGTCTTTTTTACTTCCTCAACAGCACTTAACATTTCTGCAGTAATGTCAGGATTTTCATAAGCTATTTGTTCACCTTTCTCAATAAAATTGCTAGTTGCTTTCTCAACAGTTCCAACTAAAGCACTAGCTCTTTttgattttcctttctttttcttgctaGGACCCTTTGTATTTACAAGCGTAGTAACTTGTAGAACCAAGGGTTCCAATGTTTTTTCTACAGACATGGTACGGATCTCCAAATTCTTGGGATCCCATTTCAAAGTTATTGGACCAAAGTGATCAGacatttttgttatttcaaataaattaattctgtAAACCAGAATAATAATACacaaatacataattaataatagtataatacaacATTACCTGTGCTCTTATAATATAGTACagataatttatcaaattaaccttttttcttatcaattatttttttattatcattatatttgtgacatttatttaatatgtaatactaatagaataaaattccaCCTTTCCACTTACTTATCTATAAAACGAAAGCGACTAGACGATATAACTTTGATtagaagatataaatatttgaaaaaatcagGGTGCGTCAGGTCTGATTATTCACAAAAGATTCacacatagaaaatatttagtatGAGATACACTACTGCTTTGTGTTCTGGCCACAGTTCGGGGCCGAATCTGGCCAGAATGCAAGGGAGGGTCTATACCAGGAATTCTGCCTCGGCGTGAAATAGATGGATAGAGTGAGAGTGAGTCAGTGGCGGTACTGGCGGTTACATTTGTTTATGTTAGATACATATTGCAAGAACTCTCACTGTACGAAAGCAGTTTTAAGTAATGGTGAAGATAGCGTACAATATAAGGCAGAATTCCTACTCACGATACAATGCATTAACTGTAACAATTTTCTTACCTTCATGAAAAATTTACagttgaaaataaaatgtatagatCGTTAATAAAATCCACGTAAATTAACACGTTTGTTTGAAAAATCAGTCACATTGGAAATCAAAATTTCAACACAAACAATCCCATATCACTTCGATGTATCACCTATTTGCCATCTACTCTTCATTCATGACGTCATTATTTCCGCTGAAGTTAGAAAATGAACGACACCTCCAGAGAACCGGTCTACGCCCGAAGCTCGAAACACGAATGCTAAAGCGATgcttatatgtacatatacatacatatatgtatatgtgcatgCAACTTGCCGTGAGAATACAGTAGCCAATCaaagaatatcttttttaaagttTCACAGAGTTATATATCGTCAGATTATTTCATTGGTGATTGTATCTATCCTTATCATATTCACTATATATTCATATAAGTCGTTTTGTTACGTGTGTTTGTATGATATACACTCTGAAATACAGATATTTGAATCTTAATTAGAAAGGTGAATTGAATCTTatagaaattttgaataattttcttacAGATACTTTAATGAAATGATTACAGATATTGTTGTTTTAAGCGATTCAAACGAATCTTCTTTATCCGTTCAATCGAATTCGAATAGTAGATCTTTATCTCCTAATTATAATTCAAGTGATCTTGAATTTCCTGCAATAAATTTTCATCATATTATTAACGAAGACGATGTAAGTAAATCACGAAATATTGATATTACAAGCTGTTCATCTAATTTTAACACAAATGATTCATCATATCAGACTGATGATAAACATACTGCCAATAgcaaaaatttcaaacaatataaTGTTAGAAAATTTTCGTACAATGTTTCTAATTCATCTGACTCAGATGAAAAGAGTAGCAATACAGAAAGACAAAGGAAAGGTAAAGGTActataagaaagaaaagtagAATTGAactaaatgaagaaaaattaaaaaaacaagaGCGCTTAATGAGAGAAAAAGCACTGAAAGCAATTGCAGTTAAAAAATCAAAAGATATAAAACCTGGTGAATGTATGAAATTTATAGAAGTTGTTCTTGAcaacgatattaaaaatgttgttcctattacagatataaTAGATACATTGAGAAATGCTGGTGTAAAATATACTGTTAAAAcagaatttatttcaaatagcaTTACATGGAAAAGAAGTATTGAAAATAGCTATATTGATGACAccaataaaatatgtacagtaACTGATGTTGAAAAAATTGGTCAAATATTGATAATTTGGAATTGGGATGAGGCAGTAATAAAAGTAACAGATGGTAGCTTTTGTACATCTATCTCTAGCATTAAATCTTCGTTACCAGATTACAAAATAACACTCGTAATTTTTGGAATAGAGGATTATTTTGCATGTAGAGAACAAAGAAGAAATTCAAAGGAAAGTAGAACAAGAAAAAAAACCTACATCGAAAAGTATCATCAAATGTCTACATATCCTCACAAAATATCAAGGAAACATCTTGAAACATGTCtcaatgaaatacaaattatttcagATTGTAGCAGTAGATTAATTAACAACTCTCAAGATTTAGCATTAATGATATATCAATATACGAAAGCTATAGCAGAGATACCACATAAatcagaaaagaataaaaatttaacaaataaatttgattGGTATGTAATGGGAGATAATAGAAACACTGTTAAAGTAGATAAAAGTGGAAATGGATTGAAAAGATTATGGCAACAGCAGCTTTGTCAATTTAATTTGAGCAGTCTTGAAATTGCAGAAGCAATTTGTTCTGTGTATCCAAGCCCTGCAAATTTGATAGAAGTAAATATTGATATATACCAAAGATATGAATTATTTCCttttcctatctttcttttccttttttccaggCTTATATGAACTGTACAGATACTGAAGGAGTAAATTTGTTGAAAGATATTCCggtaaataaaaaacatttattacaaTGCTTTAAATAAGATGAGCTTTCAAAAAAATAATATCTATACAATAAATTAAAGACTGATTATAGTTTAGTACTGTTATTTTTACTTACActtcataaatatatttttaacactTTACAGATTAGAAGAGCAGCTGGACCTCTTACAACTGTACGTAAAGTTGGCCCAGAATTAAGTAAAAAAGTCTATTTAATGTTCTCATCTAAAAATGGTGAAAATGTATTAagttgaattatatttttaacaaagtTCAAGAAATGtacaaatagaaatattatagttAGCAGATGGTTCTTTGTTATTCTATTTCCATTCATCTAATGTCCaactgaaaaataataataaattaactattttataataatatagtttTCTACTTATTTCATGAATACAAAAAACTAGGAAATTATTCGTACCTATATATTGTacaaatgaataatattaaGTACATATAAAAgctttaataactttttatgtattaattatttaaaaatctagCGCACAATTTGACTGAATGCAAAAACACAACTGAATGACAAAAACTGTTTTATAGTTATACAGATACATtccttaaatttatttatttagtctAATTTTGCGCTAGATATTTTTGGATATCTTAtatgatatgaaatataacatttttactATACCAAAGGTATATACAATACATTTGTTTACGGCAAATTCAACTATGATAGTCGgttaataaaagtaattttctaacatttttacaagtatttattaaacataagatatctaaaaatttgttataaaaagaaaaaagattcaaACCACCTCATATCAACTTTTTCTACTATCTtacagtaaaaaatatataaatgattaAATGCAATCTAAACGAAATTGTTTGTAAATATTCAATATAACTTCcactaaattattattaactgtATACAGACTAATATTACATAACTCTCACATGAAATTTTTTACACGCATTCCTCATACATTTGATTCTCACTGTTTAATGTTACAAATAGcttttagaaaaaaaatatatgatataggTTTGTTTGACGATTGGTTTAATCGGGAGTGTAAACTTCAGAtgctttgataaaaatttcacacatttacgtgtatatatatatatatgcatatcaagatatattataattgttattattactaaattttttgaaatttgaaataactttaaaaattgaataaaaaaaggaaagttaattttttgttttcaaaCTCTCTTTTGAAAGTGtcatatattgtaaatattacaagataaatcgtaataaaatataaaatactgcaTGCGCAAAGTGATTAAAACTTCGGGTTGAAAATTTAGattctaaattaataaagtttaaGTGTAGTATATTTAACATTAGTTAAGAATATTGATACTTTTTAATCTCTTCTTCTGTTAACATGCATTCTATTAAATGAATGATAGGATGTTGACTgatgaatattttttactatatGTATGTGCTaataatacacatatatattttttttatgaatacaatacaaaaatttgttagaaaCTTTTTCATTCCaatttaaaaacatataaactacaatgaatattaaaaatgcatGTTGACAGTTTTCAATCTTGTTTCAGTGAAccattaatgaaaattataatttcataacaatgatgatgatgatgataataataataataatgagatattattttaagtaaattatgCATTATTAGCTTGATGTTTTTTTCTAATATCATTAACATTATGAAtgatttattcaataatattgatttaaacaatttaatttttttgttaaaGAATACTACTAATAATtgaagattaatatttttttcatgccttatcaattttttgaattttataaaaaaatcttaaaattataatttgtgttacaataaaaaatattgataatgaAACATTTTAACATATAAATGGAAGTCGGTTGCGTGTAAAAATAATGGAATAAAAACTACGATAATAGTTTATGAAGTTGGCTTCCTATTCTACACTGTATCTTTAACATATTATTTAGCaatcaaaataataatttgttgtttatttaaaataaaatgtggatatatatatatatatattgaataatatGTCGAAAAAGGTAATTCTTTTTACTCAAACTTAaatttttactataatatagtatgAAACAAATCATTCATGTCTGAAATACATGCTTTAATATTAacataagataaaaatattgtaatcttAAATTGATAACATTATAAACGTTTGCAAAAGgcaattaaaataaatccaATTTTTTATCCATACAAAGTTGCTTGATATCGAATAATCgttgatttatgaaatttaatatatttattatcaatgaatttttatacttaaaatatatgtgtacgaatatttatgttccaatattatattaaatcaaaGCAACTGGAGTATAAAGGTAATAAGAAGGATTTAGTCTTTTCTGtttatgaatttttagaatGAATTGTATACACTTTAAATAGGTTTCAATATCTTAAATTTGGAAACAATTATGTTcaacaaaattgaaaaaacaaaagttaaaaatataaaagaataggAAGCCAAACAATAATGCTTTTGTAAAATAACAGTATgtaatttattatctttatactcagctaaaatcaattttaattccaccataatttataattcactCGCACACACATTCAAGCATTTGGCAGGCAAGAAATTAGGAGAATCTAATTGAAGGTTAAGGTCATCATATCACCAATAGGATTTGAAGTTGTATTAGGTccttttaaaatatcatttatatctCTTCTAAACAATGATAAATTTTGTGTAAAcctgagaaaagaaaaatacatacataaacgTGGATAAATGTCTATatataatttcgtattttttgttttttaattcctCTTACCTATCTCTATTTTTTGTGAGTAAGTTTCTTTCGATTCCTTccattaaatgttcaaaccagTGTGCCATTGTTGTTTGTTTATCAACTGGTTGActtctaataatattttctcGTAACTGATTGAAATActgtaacaataaatatttagtttcggtgtaaaattataaaatttttgtgaTGTCttaacataatttttataatgaaaaatacCTACTTCTTCATTTAAAAGAATTAATCCCAAGAGAGGACGCGACATACTCCACTGATTTCTACAATCTTCAAACATTATCACATTTAAGACAGTACTTAACATTTGTTGAAGAATTTCAGGATGTTGCTTTAAAACTTGCAAGAATAAGTCTCCACCTCCTGGAACTACCGTATTTTTCCTGCCTGGGTAACCCCCTAACAAAATGAGTACATGTATTCAAATACATTAATGTAGATATATAAgctaaataatagtaaatagtaGTAGATACATAAGATAAATACCTTTTTGatataattgtttaaatatgTAAGTCACAATATGATCAAGTGTTGCGCAACAACCAGTACAGACCATTGTATCTGcaatgaagttttattatttatatttcatattttatatttatctgtAGTAAAATAGGAACTGTTAAATAAAAGTAAccattaaaagaataataatataaaaaatatataaatataatcggTGTCTATCGTGGAATTTAATATAGAAACCTACCttgaaaataatgtaaattctgT contains:
- the LOC100648462 gene encoding catenin alpha isoform X1, yielding MSDHFGPITLKWDPKNLEIRTMSVEKTLEPLVLQVTTLVNTKGPSKKKKGKSKRASALVGTVEKATSNFIEKGEQIAYENPDITAEMLSAVEEVKKTGAAMSIAAREFSEDPCSSLKRGNMVRAARNLLSAVTRLLILADMVDVHLLLKSLHVVEDDLKKLKNASSQGELLENIKQFGRNASELMNQAAKRQQELKDPQLRDDLAAARAVLKKHSTMLLTASKVYVRHPELAAAKANRDYVLKQVCEAVNTINDVAQGKTPVDSQHPYEGPGELAAALDDFDERMVMSPLAYNEVRTRPSLEERLESIISGAALMADSSCTRDERRERIVAECNAVRQALQDLLSEYMNNLQLARGGKRMGVKEQSEGLERAIDHMCRKTRDLRRQLRKAVVDHVSDSFLETSVPLLVLIEAARNGRDKEVEEYALVFTEHANKLVEVANLVCSMSGNEDGVKMVRYAAAQIGNLCPQVINAARVLAARNRSKVALDNMEVFRQAWENQVRVLTEAVDDITTIDDFLAVSENHILEDVNKCVLALQEGDADTLDRTAGAIRGRSARVCNVVQAEMDNYEPCIYTKRVLEAVKVLREQVMPKFAQRVEVAVDALGSNPAKDVDENDFIDASRLVYDGVREIRRAVLMNRADEDLDPEDVELDEHYTLETRSKSSAQTGEHGVDEYPEISGITTAREAMRKMPEEDKQKILQQVEYFKSEKLKFDKEVAKWDDAGNDIIVLAKHMCMIMMEMTDFTRGRGPLKTTMDVINAAKKISEAGTKLDKLTRQIADQCPESSTKKDLLAYLQRIALYCHQMNITSKVKADVQNISGELIVSGLDSATSLIQAAKNLMNAVVLTVKASYVASTKYPRQSTVTYSPIVVWKMKAPEKKPLVRPERPEEVRAKVRKGSQKKVQNPIHALSEFQSPTESV
- the LOC100648462 gene encoding catenin alpha isoform X2; the protein is MSDHFGPITLKWDPKNLEIRTMSVEKTLEPLVLQVTTLVNTKGPSKKKKGKSKRASALVGTVEKATSNFIEKGEQIAYENPDITAEMLSAVEEVKKTGAAMSIAAREFSEDPCSSLKRGNMVRAARNLLSAVTRLLILADMVDVHLLLKSLHVVEDDLKKLKNASSQGELLENIKQFGRNASELMNQAAKRQQELKDPQLRDDLAAARAVLKKHSTMLLTASKVYVRHPELAAAKANRDYVLKQVCEAVNTINDVAQGKTPVDSQHPYEGPGELAAALDDFDERMVMSPLAYNEVRTRPSLEERLESIISGAALMADSSCTRDERRERIVAECNAVRQALQDLLSEYMNNLQLARGGKRMGVKEQSEGLERAIDHMCRKTRDLRRQLRKAVVDHVSDSFLETSVPLLVLIEAARNGRDKEVEEYALVFTEHANKLVEVANLVCSMSGNEDGVKMVRYAAAQIGNLCPQVINAARVLAARNRSKVALDNMEVFRQAWENQVRVLTEAVDDITTIDDFLAVSENHILEDVNKCVLALQEGDADTLDRTAGAIRGRSARVCNVVQAEMDNYEPCIYTKRVLEAVKVLREQVMPKFAQRVEVAVDALGSNPAKDVDENDFIDASRLVYDGVREIRRAVLMNRADEDLDPEDVELDEHYTLETRSKSSAQTGEHGVDEYPEISGITTAREAMRKMPEEDKQKILQQVEYFKSEKLKFDKEVAKWDDAGNDIIVLAKHMCMIMMEMTDFTRGRGPLKTTMDVINAAKKISEAGTKLDKLTRQIADQCPESSTKKDLLAYLQRIALYCHQMNITSKVKADVQNISGELIVSGLDSATSLIQAAKNLMNAVVLTVKASYVASTKYPRQSTVTSPIVVWKMKAPEKKPLVRPERPEEVRAKVRKGSQKKVQNPIHALSEFQSPTESV
- the LOC100648462 gene encoding catenin alpha isoform X3, giving the protein MSDHFGPITLKWDPKNLEIRTMSVEKTLEPLVLQVTTLVNTKGPSKKKKGKSKRASALVGTVEKATSNFIEKGEQIAYENPDITAEMLSAVEEVKKTGAAMSIAAREFSEDPCSSLKRGNMVRAARNLLSAVTRLLILADMVDVHLLLKSLHVVEDDLKKLKNASSQGELLENIKQFGRNASELMNQAAKRQQELKDPQLRDDLAAARAVLKKHSTMLLTASKVYVRHPELAAAKANRDYVLKQVCEAVNTINDVAQGKTPVDSQHPYEGPGELAAALDDFDERMVMSPLAYNEVRTRPSLEERLESIISGAALMADSSCTRDERRERIVAECNAVRQALQDLLSEYMNNMGVKEQSEGLERAIDHMCRKTRDLRRQLRKAVVDHVSDSFLETSVPLLVLIEAARNGRDKEVEEYALVFTEHANKLVEVANLVCSMSGNEDGVKMVRYAAAQIGNLCPQVINAARVLAARNRSKVALDNMEVFRQAWENQVRVLTEAVDDITTIDDFLAVSENHILEDVNKCVLALQEGDADTLDRTAGAIRGRSARVCNVVQAEMDNYEPCIYTKRVLEAVKVLREQVMPKFAQRVEVAVDALGSNPAKDVDENDFIDASRLVYDGVREIRRAVLMNRADEDLDPEDVELDEHYTLETRSKSSAQTGEHGVDEYPEISGITTAREAMRKMPEEDKQKILQQVEYFKSEKLKFDKEVAKWDDAGNDIIVLAKHMCMIMMEMTDFTRGRGPLKTTMDVINAAKKISEAGTKLDKLTRQIADQCPESSTKKDLLAYLQRIALYCHQMNITSKVKADVQNISGELIVSGLDSATSLIQAAKNLMNAVVLTVKASYVASTKYPRQSTVTYSPIVVWKMKAPEKKPLVRPERPEEVRAKVRKGSQKKVQNPIHALSEFQSPTESV
- the LOC100648462 gene encoding catenin alpha isoform X4, producing the protein MSDHFGPITLKWDPKNLEIRTMSVEKTLEPLVLQVTTLVNTKGPSKKKKGKSKRASALVGTVEKATSNFIEKGEQIAYENPDITAEMLSAVEEVKKTGAAMSIAAREFSEDPCSSLKRGNMVRAARNLLSAVTRLLILADMVDVHLLLKSLHVVEDDLKKLKNASSQGELLENIKQFGRNASELMNQAAKRQQELKDPQLRDDLAAARAVLKKHSTMLLTASKVYVRHPELAAAKANRDYVLKQVCEAVNTINDVAQGKTPVDSQHPYEGPGELAAALDDFDERMVMSPLAYNEVRTRPSLEERLESIISGAALMADSSCTRDERRERIVAECNAVRQALQDLLSEYMNNMGVKEQSEGLERAIDHMCRKTRDLRRQLRKAVVDHVSDSFLETSVPLLVLIEAARNGRDKEVEEYALVFTEHANKLVEVANLVCSMSGNEDGVKMVRYAAAQIGNLCPQVINAARVLAARNRSKVALDNMEVFRQAWENQVRVLTEAVDDITTIDDFLAVSENHILEDVNKCVLALQEGDADTLDRTAGAIRGRSARVCNVVQAEMDNYEPCIYTKRVLEAVKVLREQVMPKFAQRVEVAVDALGSNPAKDVDENDFIDASRLVYDGVREIRRAVLMNRADEDLDPEDVELDEHYTLETRSKSSAQTGEHGVDEYPEISGITTAREAMRKMPEEDKQKILQQVEYFKSEKLKFDKEVAKWDDAGNDIIVLAKHMCMIMMEMTDFTRGRGPLKTTMDVINAAKKISEAGTKLDKLTRQIADQCPESSTKKDLLAYLQRIALYCHQMNITSKVKADVQNISGELIVSGLDSATSLIQAAKNLMNAVVLTVKASYVASTKYPRQSTVTSPIVVWKMKAPEKKPLVRPERPEEVRAKVRKGSQKKVQNPIHALSEFQSPTESV